The genomic DNA GCGGGCCTACCACAGCGTCACCCTTCAAAACCACAGGATGACCCCATGAACATCGATCTGCTGAAGCGGCTGTGCGAAATGCCCGGCGTCCCCGGGCACGAAGACCGCGTCCGCGCCCTGATCCAGTCAGAGATCGCGGACCTTTTCGACCACACGGAGGTCGACCCGATGGGCAACCTGCTGTGCCGGCGCGACGCCGCGCGCCCGGATGCGCCGCGTATCATGCTGCTTTGCCACATGGACGAGATCGGCTTTCTGGTCAGCCACATCGACGACAAGGGCTATCTTTACGTCCAGCCCGTCGGCGGTTTCGATCCGCGCAACCTGTTTTCGCGCCGGGTGCTGGTCTGCACAGACGACGGCGACCTGAAGGGCGTGATGAACCCGGGCGGCAAGCCGATCCACATCTCGAGCGCGGAAGACCGCAAGAAGGTGCCGGAGGTCGGCGAGTTCTTTATCGACACAGGGTTGGGTCTGGCGGCGAAGGACCGCGTCAAGGTCGGCGATTTCGTCGTCATGGACGAACCCTTCCTCGAGATGGGCGACACCTTCGTCAGCAAGGCACTCGACAACCGCGTCGCATGCTGGCTCGGGATCGAGGCGATGCGCGCTTTGGGCGACGGCGGTCGCGGCGCGGAAATCCACGTGGCCTTCACCTGTCAGGAAGAGGTCGGTCTGCGCGGCGCGCGCACCGCGGCCTTCG from Loktanella sp. M215 includes the following:
- a CDS encoding M42 family metallopeptidase, which gives rise to MNIDLLKRLCEMPGVPGHEDRVRALIQSEIADLFDHTEVDPMGNLLCRRDAARPDAPRIMLLCHMDEIGFLVSHIDDKGYLYVQPVGGFDPRNLFSRRVLVCTDDGDLKGVMNPGGKPIHISSAEDRKKVPEVGEFFIDTGLGLAAKDRVKVGDFVVMDEPFLEMGDTFVSKALDNRVACWLGIEAMRALGDGGRGAEIHVAFTCQEEVGLRGARTAAFAVRPDIGLGIDTTLACDTPGIPDKDATTRHGLGFGLHVRDSSFIADKGLVRDIAALAEAKGIPYQRTMLAAGGQDGAAAQQAAAGARAVGIVVGTRYIHTVTEMVHRTDLLAARDIIAAYLAEFA